The Thermomicrobiales bacterium nucleotide sequence GCGTTCCGCGGCAAGGTGAAAAATGTTCGACACATAGTCGAATCCAGCGCCTGGGAACCACTCCGCCCATTCCTTTCCGCGCGCCATGTCGACCGGTTGGGCAAACGGTGGATCGAAGTGAAAGCCGAGATCCCGCACCGCGGCGTCCCAATAGGCGCCCGGTTCGCTCGCCGACCAATCCTGGAGGCCCTGATATCCGTCGACACCATGCTTGCGGGCAAATGCAAGCAATCGGCTGCGTTGCAGATAGTCTTCGGTCGGAATCCACGTGATCTCGGTTTCAGCAGACATCAGTTCCCGTTCGTTTCGCGGCTTGGCTCGATTCGATTCGCCGCATTCTTGCGCTCTGGCCGCGCGCGGTCAAGGTCGGTACGCAGCGGATAGACTCTGACCAATGGCTGGTTTAGCACCAAGTGGACTGTTATGTCATTTCTCAATCGATTTCGAAAACAACGGACGACGCCGACCGAGCCCGAACCGGTTCAGGTCCCAACACCCGCGTCACGCGCCAAAGGGTTCGTCCCCCCACCTCCGCGACAGGCCCCGGAGCGCAGCCCTGATCCAGGAGTCGAACGCCTGCGACAACGGATCGCTGCGCTCGAGCACGAGATCGAGATGGTGGAGCGTTCCGGCGATCCCGACAGCCCGTACCAGCAACGCCTCGGCATTCTGGCAACCGCGTTGGAATCGATCGAGCAGGAAATCGCCGAGGCGACACCGCTCCAGTCGCGCGATGTTCCGGCGCTCGAGCCGTCTCCGATCACGAATATCGCGGTG carries:
- a CDS encoding acetyl-coenzyme A synthetase N-terminal domain-containing protein — translated: MSAETEITWIPTEDYLQRSRLLAFARKHGVDGYQGLQDWSASEPGAYWDAAVRDLGFHFDPPFAQPVDMARGKEWAEWFPGAGFDYVSNIFHLAAER